The Synechococcus sp. UW69 genomic interval GGAAGGGCAGGAGAGCCCTGCCTGGTTCCGAGTGTAACGGAAGTTTGCGCTGTGTGTCCATAGCTTGCGCTGTGTGTCGGCAGTTTGCGAAACCAACGCCGAAGCGGGGCGCGTCGTCAGAACAAGGTTTCCGAAAGACTTAAGATTCATGAGACTCACCAGGGCAATCTTTGGTTCTGATCCGCTGGATGCAAGCCGGCCATCGCCTGGAGGAGACCGTTCCCCTGGCTCAGGCCCGTCACAGGCGCATGGAGCTGGAGGCTCAGGGTGCAACGGTTTATTGGAGTGAACGGCTGGCCCGAGGCCATTACTGCTGAGAGGCTGGGGCCAATTAGTGAGGGCCCATGCAGCGTTTAATCCAACTGCTTTGCCTTGGGGTTGCTTCCGTTGGCCTGACCAGCTGTGGGCTGTTGCCCTCCGGCAGCGACAAGCCAGACGCCAACGCGCGCGCTTCGCTTGAACAGCTTGAGCAACGACTCAACCAGCTGGAGCAGGAGCTTGAGGCACTGAGATCTCCCGACAGCAAGACCCCGGCAGGCCCCCTCCGCTCCCTCACCTTGCGGATCGGCACCGAGGATGACCGACTTCGGATGTACTGGGCCGACGGCCAGACGAGCAATCTGATCTGCTCTCAAGAGGGCAAGGGTGTCTGGGCCTGTGGTTGAGCTGGGCACAACAGCTGCTGCAATGCCGGCAGCCAGGCTTCCTCTACAGGCCAGACCTCGCGGCGCGTGAAGGAAAAGGCGATGCTTTTTTCGGCATAGGCCGCTTCGTTCACAAACACCGGGATCTCGCCATCAACCCAGAGCTCACCGTGATCCGTCCCGTCCGCAGCTCTGAACATGGCCTGCGAAGAAGCGATGCTCTGCCAGTCGCGCCCTTGAAGCTCGGGATGAACAAGGGCAAGCGGTTCACCATCCTCGCCCTTCGGAAGATCGCGACTCCCCAAGTGTCGATGCACCACAAGAGCACCCGGAAGCCGGGCAGATCCCTGACGAACCTGGTCCAAGGCCCTTAGGCAGGTTTCCAAGCCAAGACGGGTCTGCTCAACGATCTTGGCGTTCAGGACACCTTGAGGCACGGGGCCAACCTCAATCACCAGTCCGCAGGGCCAGCATTCCACCAGGAAACCAGTCTGCTGGGCATCCGCTTCATGCAGATAGATCGGCAGGCCGAGAGCCTCCTGAACCAGAGCGGCGAGGGCAAGATCGGCAGGCCGACGCCCGTAAACCACCAGTGAATTGCCCATGGCTGCTGTGGTGCTGTGCAGATCAAGTGCCACGGCACACGGTTGCTCTCCGTTGAAGCCATGCAGCCGAAGGAGTTCGCCTGCTCGCTGGAATTCCAATCCAGAGGTCTCCCGATCCAACAGATCCGGGAGAAAACAGCGGTTGAGGTCGCGATCGACGTAGCGGCAGCGACGGTGCAACGCCTCGGGGTTGCCGATCACCCTCTGCACCAGCAGCCCAGCCGCATCAATCAGATCAGGGTTGGCCTGCCACTGCTGCAGCAACCAGGGGGCATTCACCTCATTCCCATGGGTGCCGGCCACCACCAGAACGCCACAGCTGGTCATGGACATAGCGCTCGGGGTTCTGACTGAAGCACGACTCCCAGCGAAGATAAAAGCGATCCAAACCGAGCCATGTCGATCCCACCTGTTGTGGTCAGTGCCGCCCGTTGCGGCTGGCGATGGCAATGGCAACGGCTCATGGGTGGGCTGGGGCCAGCCGATACCGGAGGCAATTACACCCGCCCGAGCAGCGATCCGCTCCCCCCACCGACCCTGAACCGCGAGGAGCTGCTCCAACGCAGCCCAACTCAACGCCCTCTCCTCGTGATCGGGCGCAGTTGTCCCTGGGCGCATCGCACCTGGTTGGTGCATCAGTTGCGAAATCTTCAAGACAGCGTCAACCTCCTGGTCGCGACAGCGGATCACAACGCCGGGCGCTGGGCGCTCAACCCTGCCTGGGAAGGCTGCGACACGCTTCTAGCGCTGTACCGGCACTGCGGCGCACCACCGACCTACCGGGCCACCGTTCCTGTTCTGGTGGACCCCAAGACCCGCACCCTGCTGGGCAACGACAGTGCTCCACTGGTGGAGCTGTTGAACCGCTGGCCGATCAAAGGCTCAGTCATCGACCTCGCACCGCCGGAGACGGCCGACAGGATCGAGGCCTGGCAAGCCCTGCTGCAACCAGCGGTGAATGACGGTGTTTACCGCTGTGGTTTCGCCCGCAATCAAGCGGCCTACGACCGCGCCGAAGCCGATCTCTTCGCTGCCCTCGATACGGTGGAGCAGAGCCTGGAGATCAACGGCCCATGGCTGTGTGGCACAACATTGAGCCTGGCGGATGTGCGGCTGTTCCCCACACTGATCCGCTGGGAGCTGGTCTACGCACCACTGTTTGGCTGTAGTCGGCGCCCGCTCTGGCACTACCCGAACCTCTGGCATTGGCGACAACGGCTGTACGCCTTGCCTGGCATCGCCGACACCTGCGACGGCAACGCTTGGCGGCAGGACTATTTCGGCGCCTTATTTCCCCTCAATCCCGGTGGGATCGTTCCAGCCGGTCCAGACCTGAGCACACTGGTAAACAGCACGGCTCCGTCGGGATGACCAGCGCAGATCCAACCTTTGACGGTGTCTACGGCACCTACTCCATCACAGATATCGACCGCCAGGAGGTGCGTTCCTATCGGATCGCCCTGTTGATCACTGGCCTCAGCCTGGCCGCAGGACTGCTGCAGTGGTGGCAAATCGGAAGCACCTGGGCTTGGGTCTGGGTGCTTCCAATCGCCACTGCACTGGGGCTGTCCCTGCGTTGGATTCACATCTATCTCCGCCCTCTGCACCGCGCTCTTCAACTGTTTTGGCTCACCGGTTGCATCGGTTGGGGCGCCCTGCTGATGCATGCAGGACCCTCCACAGCCCTTGCCACCCTGCGAGATCAGCCGTTGTGGATCCTGGCCGTCGGCCCCCTGTTCGCAGCCTTGGCAGGGATCGGCTTCAAAGAGTTTTTCTGCTTCCAAAGACCCGAAGCCATCGGTCTGACCTTGCTGCTGCCAGCAGCACTGCTGGGACATCTGCTGGGGCTGATCAGCGGGTCTTTCTGCCTGGTCTTGTTGGAGAGTGCAGCGTTGCTGCTGGTGCTGCTGGCCCTGCGGAAATTCGGCATGGATGCGGCAGCAGATGTGGGCGATAAGAGTGTGTTTGCTTATCTGGACGGTCAACTGCCAGCAGGCACGCCGTGAGTCTGATCAGCCTGGTGGGTGCCGCCAAGGATTTTGGAATCCGCACCCTCTTCTCCGGCCTCGATCTCCACATCGGGGAAGGTGAAAGGCTGGGGCTAATCGGCCCCAATGGCAGCGGCAAATCCACCCTGTTGAAAGTTCTGGCGGGGAAGGAGCCGCTCGGTGAGGGGGAACGACGCTGTTCACCCCGGCTTCGAGTGGAGCTGGTGGGCCAGGAGAGTCGCATCACCCCTGGGCTATCTGTGCTGGAACAGGTGCTGGAAGGCTGCGGTGCCAAACGGGATCTGCTGTTGCGATTCAGCTCCCTCAGCGACGCGGTTGCCACAGACCCCAGCAATGAAGCTCTGCTCTCGGAGCTGGGTCAGCTCAGCCAACGGATGGATGAAGAGGAAGCCTGGAGCCTGGAGCAGCAATGCCGGGAAGTGCTGCAAAAATTAGGCATCAGCGATCTCCAACGCCCGGTCGACGACCTCTCCGGGGGCTATCGCAAACGGGTGGGACTGGCGTCAGCCCTGGTGGCCTGCCCAGATGTGCTGTTGCTGGATGAACCCACCAACCATCTCGATGCCGCCGCGGTGGAGTGGTTACAGAGCTGGCTGGATCGCTATCCAGGCGCCCTGGTGCTGGTCACCCATGACCGCTACGTGCTCGATCGGGTGACACGGCGAATGGTGGAGGTCGACCGAAGTCAAGCGCGCACCTACCAGGGGAACTACAGCACCTTTCTGCAACACAAAGCAGAAGAAGACGCCTCGGAAGCGGCGTCAGCGGCCAAGTTCAAAAGTGTGCTGCGCCGTGAACTGGCATGGCTACGGCAGGGGCCCAAGGCCCGCAGCACCAAACAAAAAGCGCGCTTGCAACGCATCGAAGCGATGCGCGAGCAGAAACCGAACCAGGCCAAGGCGAAGCTCGAGATGAACGGCATCAGCCGTCGCATCGGAAAACAGGTCATTGAAGCCGAGGCGGTTGGCGTGACAGCCGATGGCTCCAGCGAAGGCCATCTTCTGCTGGATGGCTTCAGCTACAGCTTCAGCCCAGAAGACCGCATTGGCATCATCGGCCCCAACGGCAGCGGCAAATCCACCTTGCTCGATCTCATCGCTGGACGGAGAGAGCCCACCCAGGGGTCTCTGCGCCTTGGGGAAACCGTTCACATCGGCTACCTGGACCAGCACACCGACGCCTTCGACCAAGGCAAAGGACTCGAACGCAAGGTGATCGAATTTGTCGAGGAAGCGGCCAGCCGTATCGATCTGGGGGGTGAGCAGGTCACCGCATCACAACTGCTGGAACGCTTTCTGTTTCCACCCGCCCAGCAGCACAGCCCCTTGGCCAAGCTCTCTGGAGGCGAGCGCCGGCGACTCACCCTCTGCCGAATGCTGATCCAGGCGCCCAACGTGCTGCTGCTGGACGAACCCACCAACGATCTCGATGTCCAAACCCTCAGTGTTCTCGAAGACTTTCTCGAGGACTTCCGGGGCTGCGTGATTGTTGTCTCCCATGACCGTTACTTCCTCGATCGCACCGTCGATCGTTTGTTCTCCTTTGAAGAAGGACGGCTGAACCGTTTTGAAGGGAACTACAGCGCGTTTCTTGAGCGGCAACGCCAAGAGGAACGGAACCAGAACGTGGTGTCCAAACCCTCGGCCCCAAAACAGGAACGCAGCCGCGAGACCAAGCGCGAGGGCCCGCGTCGTCGGAACTTCAAGGAAAACAAGGAGCTTGCTCGTCTTGACCAACAGCTCCCAGAACTGGAGCTGCAGAAAGGCAATCTTGAACAGCAAATGACACGAGAGGGTGCTGATATGGCGAAGCTGAGCCTGGATTTGGCTGATCTAATCTCCCGAATCGAACAGGCCGAAGAACGCTGGTTGGAACTCAGCGAATTAGCGCCATGAACAACGATCTGAGCCGGTAGCTGTAGCCACGGATACCACCGCTTCAAGTCAACGTTGTCGGAAGGTCATGGGGGTGGATTCCACCACTCCAAAACCGATGAATCGCCGTAAGGTGAGACGAGGCCACGGTCTGTATTTATGAAGTCCATCGAAGAGCACATCCAGAAGGATCAATCGGAGATCCAAGCAGCCAAAGCTGCTGGAGACGATGCCAAGGTTCGTCACCTCACCGAAGAGCTCAAGTCGCTGGAGGAATACAAGGAGCATCACCCCGGCGACAGCCACGACCCCACCTCCCTTGAGCTGCATTGCGAGGCCAATCCCGATGCAGATGAGTGCCGCGTCTACGACGACTAACGCAACGAGCCCAGGGAATCCAACGGGGGCTTAGTAGTCCTCGTTGTAGTCGGAGGGGCTGCCGGTCAGGCTGCAGACGACAGCCTCCTCTTTGCGCATTTGCTTGACTTCAGCGATGGGTCGACCCATCCGCTGGAGTACCACAATGTCCTCTTTCGTTTGGCAACGAGCGATCACGCCGCCTTTGTTGTCGAGACAGGTGTAGAAGGTCATGTCATGCGAGAGACCACTCCCGTTATGGCTCCACATCGCATATCCCACAAGCATCCGTGTGGCCGAAAACACGGAAACATTTCGTGCGATCTGACTCAAACCCCGAGCTCCGCCCAAGTGGATGCCAGCAACTGATCAAGGTTGGCTCCCATTGCAGCGGAAATGCTCAACACAGGGCGACCGCTCGCTGTTTCAAGATCCTTGAGAAGCTTGGGAAGATCCTCCTCTAAGACCAGCTCCTGCTTGTTAATCGCCAACAAACGCGGTCGATCGACGAGGCCATGGCCATAGGCCTCTAACTCCTGCTCGACAACGTGCAGGTCAGCCACAGGATCCTCAGCACCGGCGTCAACCAAGTGGATCAGCAGGCGGGTGCGCTCGATGTGACGCAGAAAATCATGCCCAAGACCTGCACCCTGGGCAGCCCCTTCAATGAGCCCCGGAATATCGGCGAAAACAGTTCCATCCCCACTGGGTCGGCGCACAACACCAAGGTTCGGAACCAACGTGGTGAAGGGGTAATCGGCAATCTTGGGTCGCGCAGCAGACAGCACGGCGATCAAGGTGCTCTTTCCGGCATTGGGAAGACCAATAATGCCCACCTCAGCAAGCAACTTGAGTTCCAGCTGCAGGGGCCATTCCTCACCCTCACGGCCCTCAGTGAATTTCTCAGGCGCACGGTTGCGATTGCTGAGGTAGTGGGCATTGCCCAGACCACCACGGCCACCGAAAGCGACGGTGAGACGCTCGCCCGGAGTCGTGAGATCACCAAGAAGGATGCCGGTCCGCAGGTGTCGGACTTCGGTGCCGCAAGGCACCTTGATCACCAGATCCTTTCCCGAGGCGCCGGTGCACTTGTTCGGACCACCACGCCGACCGTCATCGGCAGCGAACAGGCGTTTGTATTTGAAATCGAGCAGAGTTTGCAGGTTGCTGTCGGCCTCAAGGACCACAGGTGCCCCATTGCCGCCGTCACCGCCGGAGGGACCTCCAGCAGGCACGTACTTTTCTCGGCGGAAAGCAGCGATACCGTCGCCGCCGCGCCCACCTCGGACCGTGATCCGTGCCTGATCGATGAACTGCACGGTGCTGCCGGCTCAATCCAATCCATAACCCTAAGATTCAGCCGATGCAGTTCTGCCGTTGGCCGGCGTCCGTTTCGAAGACCTCAGCAAGACCTACCCAGCACGCGGCGGTGGGGATCCCGTTGAAGTGATTCGTCAGTTGAATCTGACAATCCAAAATGGCGAATTCTTGGTGCTGGTCGGCCCCTCGGGTTGCGGCAAAAGCACCTTGCTCCGACTCCTCGCTGGTCTTGACAGGCCCACAAGCGGCGAGATCAGGATCGGAACCCGGCCCATCAGCGATGTGCCGCCTGCGCGCCGCAACGTCGCGATGGTGTTCCAGAGCTACGCGCTCTACCCGCATCTCAATGTGCGGGACAACCTCAGCTTCGGCCTACGAAGAAGCCAATCGAGATCCACACTCCAACGCATCCAGGATCAAGCCTTTCGAGCCACGCGATCGTTACCAAATCCACTGCGTGTGCGATCTGTCAGGGAGCAAAGGATCGAGACCAGGATTGACACCGTCGCTAAATCACTGGAATTGACTGAGTTGCTCGACAGATGGCCGAAGGAACTGTCTGGTGGCCAAAAACAACGGGTCGCCCTCGGACGGGCCATGGCGCGAAATCCTGAGGTGTTCCTAATGGATGAACCCCTCAGCAATCTGGACGCCAAGCTCAGAACGAGCACGCGTCAAAGGATTGTCGAACTGCAGCGAGAACTGGGGACAACAACTGTTTATGTCACCCATGACCAAGTCGAAGCTATGACCATGGGACACCGCATCGCGGTACTAAACCAAGGGCGATTGCAACAACTTGGGACGCCCATGGAGTTGTACCAATGGCCCTCCAATATCTTCGTCGCCCAATTCATAGGGAGCCCACCGATGTGCCTAATGCCAGTCACTGTGGGACCGAACGCAACCCTCATCCTGGGCGGGAAACGCATACAAGTTGAGGGGGAAATGATGGAGCAATTGCTTCGAAGAGAAGGCCAAAATCTCACTGCCGGATTGAGACCAGAACATTGGCATCTGGCACCCGCAACGAACAGAAACCTAAAAGCAAAAGTGAGCCATTGCGAACGTCTTGGTAATGAACAGATCTTGACGTGCCGACTCGAAGATGGAGGGCATCTAATACAAGTAAGAAGCACTCCGGAGGTCAATGTGAACCCAGGCGATCAAATCAACCTGGAATCTGATCCAACCGGATGGAGACTCTTTGATGACGATGGAGAAGCGATCCGAGACCAACAGTTATCGGCGCTTTAACCCTCCGCGAACAGACCACAAACCGAAGCATTAGCCCTGCTTCATTTGGAAGCAAACTCAAATGAATTCGGTTGAGAAAAGGGTGCATAGCGTGGAGTCAAACCCACTGATTTCAAACCCAACACCTGAGCTCTACATCAACACCTGATCGCAACATCTGGGATGAACCGACTGGCTGTTTACCCTCACCGCACCCAGACAACACTGCACCCCGGTCCGCCGTCCCCCTGTTCGGCATCCGTCACCCGTTCCACGTAAGGCACCGTATCCAGCCAACTGCGCAGGCCACGCTTGAGCTTGCCCGTTCCGATGCCATGGATCACCCACACCGGGCCATTGGCGCTGCGGAGGCGTTCTTCGACCGCCGCTTCGGCCTCATGCACCCGCAGGCCACGCACATCCACAGTGTTGCGGCTGGTGCGCACCTGCGCACCAGCGCCGCTTGCAGAACGAGTTTGCACCTTCACCACAGGCTTAGGGGGCGGCTCAGGCTTGCGACCATCAAGACTCTCCACAGCAACGAGATCCACCGTGGTGCGCATCACCCCGCAACGGACCGTGAGTTGAAGGCCGTCATCGGTAATGGCTAAGACATCCGCAGCTTTGCCAAGAGCCAACAACCGCACGCGATCACCCACCGCCGGACGCCACCCCGGCTTGGGTGCACCCCGTTCAGGGGTCGGGCGGTGATGGTCTTCCAATGTGCGGAGCCGTTGGCCAGCCCTCCGGGCGGTTTCCCCATCGGCACGCTCATCACGAAGCCGGCGAATCAGCGTGCGGACCTCTTTCTGCCCTTTACGGATCGACTGCTCTAACCGCTGACGGCCCTGCTCCTGGCGTTGCGCTGTCTGCTGCTTTTGCTTCTGCCAGCGCTGCAGCAACTCCTCGTGCAGAAGCTCGGTGCGGGCCAGCAGTGCTGCCGCGTCTTCCGCCGCGGCCTGCTGGCGCTGACGTTGCTCCTCCAAGCCGCGAATCACACTGTTCACCTCACCATCACCTCCAGGAGCTAGGAGCTGCTTCGCCTGCTGAAGGACGTCGGGGTCAAGGCCCAACCGCGTCGCGATCGCCAGCGCATTGCTGCGTCCAGGAATTCCCCACAGCAATTCATACGTGGGAGACAGCGTTTCAGGGTTGAAGGCCACAGAGGCATTCTCAAAACGAGCGTCGTCGTATTTCAGGGCCTTGAGTTCACCGAAATGAGTGGTTGCGATCGTGAGTCGGGCTCGTTCAGCAAGAGCCTTGAGCAAAGCCGTGGCCAAGGCCGTTCCCTCGCTGGGATCCGTTCCGGCACCCACCTCATCCAGCAGCACCAGAGCGGGAGCACCACCCCCCTGCAATGCCTCCAGGATGCGCCCAATTCGCTTCACATGACCACTGAAGGTGGACAGGCTCTGCTGCAGGGATTGTTCATCACCGATATCCGCCAGCACCTGAGCACACCAGGGCAATGAAGGTTGCCCCGCACAGGGCAAGAGCATGCCGGCGCGCGCCATCAGTGCAGCGAGACCGATGCTTTTCAGAGTGACCGTCTTGCCACCCGTGTTCGGCCCAGTGATCGCAACCACCCGCAGCTCCGGCGATACCTCCACAGAAATCGGAACCACCGGAGGCCCTTCCGCCCGTTTGTGCTGCCAAACCAACAGGGGATGCCTGAGACCTCTGAAGCTGAAGGGAGCGTCCTTTGTCTCCTCAAGCTGGGGAGCCACACCTCCAAGCCAGCGGCCGTAGCGCCCACGAGCCAAAGCAAGATCAAGGGTTCGCAGCACGGCTGCCAGTTGGTTGAGAGCAGAGGCTTCCTCCGACACCAGAGCGCTCAGCTCCGCCAACACCTTGCGTTCCTCATCCCGGATGCGGGATTCCAGCTCCACCAGCTTGTTGCCGAGGGTGAGCACCGAGCGGGGTTCCACAAAGAGGGTGCTGCCTGAGGCCGAACTGTCGTGAACCTGACCCGGCACCTGGCTCACCGCACCGGCCTTCACCGCCAGAACCGGACGGCCATGACGCTCGGCGATCACACTGTCCTGCAGGGATGGGGCCAAGCGCCGCAGCAACTCCTGCAGCTTGTCTCGACGATCCTGGCGGAGACCATGCCATTGATGCCGAAGCGCCGACAACGCAGAGCTGGCACGATCGGCAATACGACCACCCTCCTCTAGGGCAAATTTGAGCCGCTGCTCCAACTCCGGCAGCGTCACCATGGTTTCAATCAGGCTGGTGCAAACCGGGCGCAGCTCGGGCTCGTCGATCTGACGGCGCAGACGACGGGCCGCTGCCAATGTTTCCGCCACGGCCAAAAGCTCCTCCCCGGAAGCCACACCCCCTTTGCTGCAGCGCAGCACCACCGGCATCAGGTTCTGAACCCCGCGAAAGCTGAGACCCCCTTCAGTGAGGTCATCAAGCACCGCCATTTCAACGGTCTCGGCCAGGCGTGTTCTCGACTCCGCCAGGCTGGCCGGCAACGGCTGTAGCCGCGCAGCATCACGACCCATGCCGGTGCTCGCAAAGCCGCTGAGATGGTCACAAACCCGGTGCCACTCCAGCAGTTCGAGTGTTTCCTGCTGAGCCCGGTCCGCCTCTTGACTCAAGTCAACTGCAATTGGAGGGGATGCCACCGGGGGGTTCATAAAGCATTTCGAGCCAGTTGCCTTCCGGATCTTTTAGATAAAAAGACGCCGTACCGTCGCGGTGGTCATGGACGGCACCAACGTGCACACCCTGCGATTTGAGACGGTCGTGAATCACATCAACCTCAGCACGATCGCGAAAATGGAAGGCGAAATGTGGGCCAGCGGCCTTGTAATCCGGGCCTAACAAGGCGAGTCCATCGCGACCTTCCCCGGCTTCCAGGTAGCACCAATCGTCGGCGCGCCAGACCAGGCGCATCCCCAAATCGGTGTAGAAGGCAACAGCCCGATCAACATTCTCAACGCGGATCGCCACGTGCCCGAGGCGATCCACACCCGTCGATTGATCAACTGTTGCCATCGGATCAGGCCTCCTTCAACCAGGCCGCTGCATCGCAGGCGTGGTACGTGAGAATCAGATCGGCACCGGCGCGCTTGAAGCTCAGCAACGTCTCCAAAACGACGGCCTTTTCATCGATCCAGCCCCGTTCCGCCGCGGCCTTGACCATCGAATACTCACCACTGACGTTGTAGGCAGCGATGGGGAGTTCTGATTCCTGGCGAAGGCGGTGGATGATATCGAGATAGGCCAAACCAGGCTTCACCATCATGATGTCGGCGCCCTCCTGCTCGTCGAGCTGGGCTTCGGTGATGGCCTCCCGAGCATTGGCGGGATCCATCTGATAGGTGTCTTTGTTTTTGGGGATCGGCTTGCTGCCAGCGGCACGCGGCGCTGAGTCGAGAGCTTCCCTGAAGGGTCCGTAATACGCGGAGGAATACTTCGCTGTGTAGCTGATGATCCCCACATGTTCGAAGCCTTCATCGTCGAGGGCTTCACGGATGGCTCCAACGCGGCCATCCATCATGTCGCTGGGACCGATCAGATCAGCACCCGCTTCAGCCTGCACAACCGCCTGCTTGCAGAGCAGTTCAATGGTCTCGTCGTTGAGCACGACTCCGTCCTGACTGACGATCCCGTCATGACCATCACAGGAGTAGGGATCCAGGGCGACATCGGTCATGATCGCCATCTCTGGAATGGCTTGTTTGATCTGGCGAATCGCGCGCGGAATCAAGCCGTTGGCGTTGAAACACTCAGCACCATCTTCTGTTTTCAACCCCTCCGAGACCTTCGGGAAGAGAACGATGCATCGCACCCCAAGGTCGTAAGCGCGCTGAACTTCTCCGGTGAGGGAGGCCAGACTCCAACGGCTGGCACCTGGCATCGCACCGATCGGCTCCACCTCGGTGCCTTCATGCACAAAGAGGGGATAAATGAAGTCTGCAGCCGAGAGGCTGTGCTCACGCACCATGGCGCGCAGCGCGGGT includes:
- the hemB gene encoding porphobilinogen synthase; protein product: MELTYRPRRLRRTPALRAMVREHSLSAADFIYPLFVHEGTEVEPIGAMPGASRWSLASLTGEVQRAYDLGVRCIVLFPKVSEGLKTEDGAECFNANGLIPRAIRQIKQAIPEMAIMTDVALDPYSCDGHDGIVSQDGVVLNDETIELLCKQAVVQAEAGADLIGPSDMMDGRVGAIREALDDEGFEHVGIISYTAKYSSAYYGPFREALDSAPRAAGSKPIPKNKDTYQMDPANAREAITEAQLDEQEGADIMMVKPGLAYLDIIHRLRQESELPIAAYNVSGEYSMVKAAAERGWIDEKAVVLETLLSFKRAGADLILTYHACDAAAWLKEA